One segment of Stappia sp. 28M-7 DNA contains the following:
- a CDS encoding helix-turn-helix domain-containing protein — protein MAREAAEKLTLPTGIGLGRAIRTLRQEKNLSLSQLALDATLDKGYLSRVERGIKVPSIAIILRIATALEVSVAQLFGAAEEHKLVFVTRADEREELTARDDSYHMRLLTQGHGSSGLEVFLMYPPDELREEPDAEHRGEELLFVVEGRVEISFPEENIVLGKGDSVQFPGPLRHQVRRLEENTCVLIAVSGP, from the coding sequence ATGGCACGCGAAGCGGCGGAAAAGCTGACCCTGCCGACCGGGATCGGTCTCGGCAGGGCGATCAGGACGTTGCGGCAGGAAAAGAACCTGTCGCTGTCGCAGCTGGCGCTCGATGCAACGCTCGACAAGGGCTACCTGTCGCGGGTCGAGCGGGGCATCAAGGTGCCGTCCATCGCCATCATTCTGCGCATCGCGACAGCGCTGGAAGTGTCCGTTGCCCAGCTGTTCGGTGCGGCGGAGGAGCACAAGCTGGTCTTCGTCACCCGCGCCGACGAGCGCGAGGAGCTGACCGCCCGCGACGACAGCTATCACATGCGGCTGCTGACCCAGGGCCATGGCAGCTCGGGGCTGGAAGTGTTCCTGATGTATCCGCCGGACGAGCTGCGCGAGGAGCCCGACGCCGAGCACCGGGGCGAGGAGCTGCTGTTCGTCGTCGAAGGGCGGGTGGAGATCTCCTTCCCGGAGGAGAACATCGTGCTGGGCAAGGGAGACTCGGTGCAGTTTCCCGGCCCGCTGCGCCACCAGGTGCGCCGGCTGGAGGAAAACACCTGCGTGCTGATCGCCGTCAGCGGTCCCTGA